Within Bactrocera oleae isolate idBacOlea1 chromosome 6, idBacOlea1, whole genome shotgun sequence, the genomic segment ATAcgaagatacatatgtatataatataatataagtacttCGGTTGTGGTATACAAATATGCAATTATGAATGCTATTGAATGcgctaataaaaaatgcaacattATTACGTAATCTAACCGCAGCGGATTTCCTTTCCACTTCTAATTTCCATTATGCATGCTCCTCACGCTGCAATAGCATGTGGCGCCATCTTCGTGATGTATCACGTCAGCAGTGAAAGtggaattgaaaatttgtttcatgCTAATAAAACGTTCAATTATGATAATAGGAAAATAAATacggaaaaaaatttgaaaacgtaCCATTGTTTCTAACCTCCAACAGCGGCGAAAATGGTGATGGAAGAATTATGTTGATAGATAGATGTATGTACGTACTTGTATCTAAGCGTAGTAATCATTTACGAAGTAAATTCCCATGCCAAAGTGTCATACATACACACCAGCTACCACCCACTACAACAGGAAATCGCAACGTACACAGCGCGCCTATACACGTGAAAGTGAAGTGAcgatttgataataaaataaaatgaagtaaaaagaaaacaatctCCACATTCGAACCTAAAGCGCTAGTTCCCAACGATTGCCCGTCGCCAAAAGCACCCGACCATGACAGATGTGCCCTTTTTCACCTGTTGCCTTGTTTATATATGGCGGTAAATCAAAATgttaaagcaaaacaaaacaacgtGCAATAACAAACAAGTTGCTACAACTGTAAAACCATTACCTTCGAAGCTTTTGCAAGTTACGTCTCTCGCTAatcatatttgcttttatttgtggGCAATTATGTCTACAAATGTTTGAGTTACCGATTAATATGCTGGTAAGGGGCTTGCAACTTCCTCCTGTTGGCGCATTGATCTGCCACTTAAGCACCTATGTTACACACAAGTCCAACGGTTatggatatattttaaattattccaCAATATTGTAAATTTGCATAAGCCACATTTGCATTTGTGAGTGCACAGTTTATTTTGAAACCTGTCATGAGCTTCGAAAGTACTTTCAAGTCTAGCGATTACTTATTTAACCCtagtcaattttatttaaaatgcattctgtttatttatttgtgtatttattcCTGCACATTTTATTACAGTTAATGCGTCTTAGGTTATACAATGTCAGCATTAAACAGTAACGactaaaactattatattagAACTCTATTAATATTAGCAAGTTCATAAAACTTATTCGATAGTTTACAGTTCCAAAAGTTgttaagtcaattattttccacTAAGAATCAAAGTTGTTAAATTATGGTGTATAATTTACTTTGCTGTTGCCGATTTTTCCTTCGCTTCAGAGGATGCAGTTGCTTTAGTGCTCGAAACTTTGCGTTGCGGCTTGGGTTTAGATGGTGTTGTTTGTAACTTAGTGTCAGCTTTCACATCTTTTACTTCCTTCACCTCAGGCGGAACGGGCTTTACGCTTTGTGGGGCAGCAGCAGGTTCCTCTTTCTTGCCGTTTAGCTCTTTAGCTTTTGGTTTCTCACTATAATTGTTTGTTATGCTACTCAATATGTAAATGTACAAAATAGCATTTCCAATCTCTCTTACCTCTCAATATCAATGTTGAGCACCGATTCATCTTCTTCCTCATCATCCCGATCCTCTGGACCCACTTCTCGTAACAAGTCGCCCAAGTCTTTATCGACATCTTCCCAAAGTTTATCTTCCGCAACTTCTTCACCCTCTTCCCCACCACTTCCATGACCGTTTCCTTCTGCAACATCCTTATCCGCCCCCTCTTCAGCGTCCTTTTCTTTCTTTACGGAgtcttttttatcattttcacttTCCTCCTTTTCTTCCTTCGCTTTAGCCTTTTTAGCTgccttttcttcttcttctttattaCGCAAGAATGCTTTGAGATGTGAACGTAGTAAACAATGCTTTTTAGCATATGATTCTACAGAATCACTTGCGACTGAATAATGGTTGCAAAGTTCACAGAAGTATGCATCAACCTTCTTAATAAAAGATGCACCAACGGGTTGTCGCTCTTTGCTGTTCTCTTCACCATCTGTACCAGCTTCACCTTCATTTAGCAAGGCATCCACATCCATGTCATCTATTTCGTCAATTTCTCCCACCGAATCTACGGTTAGAAATTTGTTCAAGTCGATCTCTCTGGTATCCTCATCACTGTTGTCACTATCCGAATCACGCTTTCGTGCTTTGCGCTGCAATAAAAGTTAAGCAACATAATTATAGAAACATACTAACGACATAGCTTAAAAACAGGCTAACCTTTAGGTGCTCCAAAGAGCAGCGATGTGTCTCGTAGAGCATTGGGCTCTTAAATGCCAAATGACAAGTTGAGCAATATGGCATCAAGAACTTTTTCATAGTCTTGTGGTGCTCGGACAATTGATGTTTAGCCTTCGGTTGGCGGTAATGGAGACGACACAAGTGACAAAACTTGGATTCATACTCTTCTTTCGAATTCTCCTCGATTTCTCGTTGTGCAGCACGTTGACGAGCACGCAGGCGTAACAAATGTGCTTTTTGACGAAGTGAAATTTGTCGGATTGCGTTTTTGTGAACCCGAGAATACAAGTGTTGCTGATAGTCCTGGGAAATACAGACAAAGTCTTAGTACCTtgcaaaagttaaaataaagatATCAGCACACATATTCTTAACgtcaaagaaattaatttattcaattatataCGAAACTGATTTTTGTGTGATTTGCTGTTAGaccttatataagtataaaatagTTGTACTTCGATTCTATCCATTTTATTATGTATTGTTTTGGAACTTACCGGATATGTGAAACAGCCTGTATGACAGTGAATGCACGTCAGATTGACACGCGAGCCTGTGTTGCGTGATTTGTTATAGTCATCTCGACGTGATGTGTGTGATTTCTTATCCTTCTTCTCTGATTCGTCATCGCTATTATCTTCCTTCTTCTTGCGTTTCTCTTTGCTTTCCTTACTCTTCTCTTTATCCTTCTTCGAGGACGAACTCTTTTTGGTTTTATCATTTTTGTGATCATCGTCTTCCTTCTCCTTCTCTTTTTTCTTACCTTCTTTCTTTACCTCTTTTTCACCACTATTCTTATCTGGATCAGTAGTTGCATCACCTGTGGCACCTTCAACTTCTTCATCACCTCCTTCCTCTTCATCATCATCTTCATCATCCTTATGATCATCAGTTTCTGCTGATGAATCCTCACCCTTTTTACTTTTCTTCGCCGATTTAGATCCCTCTTTAACGACATCATCACCTTCTATATCGTCATCATCTTCGTCAGCATCATCGTCAGCTGCTTTCTCGGTATCATCTCCTTTTTCTGAAGATTTGCCGCGCTTACTGCTGCTGCGCTTCGATGTCTTTTTCTTAGTCTCGGTGTCGCTCTTGCTATCGTCCTTGTCGCTATCGATGTCTTTATCATTATCCTCTTCGTCATCTGATGAATCACCCTTCTTGGAACGATGTGGGCTCTTCGAACGACGCACTATCCTACGACGACGTAATGAGCTAATTTATGTAGCGCAAACGCAAAAGTGGTATATTAATTGATGAACAAAATTATCTTGTACTTTCTGATgctaatgtattttttatttttcaaaagtgcTTCGAGTGGAAAAAGTCAATCAGCTGCTATGATTTTACAGTATGGGTCGTATAAATGCATCAGACACACACGACTTTCGCTTTTAAATCACATCTTTCATATCATTGCATCTTTGgataatatgtaaaaattttcaaagagcAATGAACTCGTCAGTTTTGCTTAGGAATACAATTAAACCCCAGTGtttcaaaacaaataacatCTTTACTACAGGTCCTTATAATTTATGCGATGGAAACGTAGATATGTTTATCAAACTATATAATGCTTGTTTGAAAAGTATAAATTCTGAATACAATGAGATTACAACCAAACCCAAATCACTTAAGCTCAACATATTCTGCTTAGTTTGTTTTAATGTTTCCATAGACGGTTCAACAAATAATTAGTCCTTTTAATCAGCTTCAAGACATTTTCATAAAACTCAACAATTAACTCAAGTCAACTCAAATGCAATTTTTATGCAGTTTTCTGTATTTTAATTACCTTGTGAGGCGCTGTATCTTTAATACACGCGCACGATCTTTCTGTTGTGCATACAGCAGCTTTCGTCGCATAATACGCAAATCGTTTGAATCATTCCGGTTATTGCGAATGATGCGCACACCGCCCCTTAATAAAGTGGTGCGCATTCCACCACGATGATATGAGGACATATTTCCACGAGCTCTTGAAACGTAACCAGTGCGTATGGGACGCTTTTGTATGCCCATTGGAGACCGGTGGCGGCTGGTATTAGCAGTGGAGTCATCTCGATCGTTGCGTGAGTTTGTGCCACGATACGAATTGCTAGTTGTATTTGCTCCACCAGTATTACGGTAGTTAGATGTCGATGCTGTCGAAACCATTGGTGGGGGAGGGGGCGGTGGTGTTCGATTTCCACGTCCAGTTGAAGAGGTGCGTCTATAATCCTGTTGACGATGATGaggatgttttttgttttatgtattcTTAAAGAATTAACTATACACGAGTTTGAGCATTTATACTCTGTCAATTTAGTTTTTAGATTTGTGTGGTTTTAACATgagtttttatttgatattgttTAGGAATTGGGTAAAAAGGGGAGGTTTTCACTGCAGCATAAGCAAATCTCCTAAAAAGCTCATCAAAACAATAATGTACACATTATCGTTATAGAATCGTTGCTACCACCTTCAGAATGTTTTGtactattaattttttgcaatatgTGATGCATTGGAACAGCAAGGTGCATCGTAGGAATTTATTTACTTCACTGGATGATCATAGctctaattaaatttaatcatAACATTTAATGTTATTTAACTTTCAATATAAGCATACTTTAGAGGATGGCGTGTTTCTTGGcctcaataaaatttattcgaCGTTGCTCTATAATCATTACGTGCGAAAAAGAGCCTTATCATTGCCATAGTATTTTTGGTCGAAACGTGTCAACTCTGTCACACAGCAAGTGCAGAGTCTCTCTCTGTTCATACTCTGTCTGCTTTGGTGACAAAGTTATAAATTTCTCAATCAATTGTTGCAAATggcttacttttttgttttcacgtCTTTCAAAATTCGACCTTTCTAAATACATTTCTATTCgtgcataaatatacataaaatatcaaTGTTAATTGGTAAGATTACTCAGCTACGAGGGAATATTTTGAACTCCCTTATGAAGTAATATATTAAATGTCtagacaataaataaaatttggacTTACATCTTGTCGGGAACGCTTTCTGTCATCAGTACGATCACGAGATGTATCCTGTATCAATAATTACAGTTTTAAAATTAGATATGACATTACAACATAATAGATAATTTAGATTATTGCTTCAGATTTTAATTTCTAACTTTATAGTGTCTACTTACGCGATAATTTCTCTTATGGGCAGATTCATGACGGCTTCCGCCAACAGAACTATTATTGAAGCGATCCCTTGAGCGGTCGTAGTGTCCTGCGCTTCCACTTGCACCAGAGTTATAATTGTTATAACGAGAATTTCCACTGCTATTGTAGTTGTGATTATATCCATCACGACCTCCAGACCTGCCGCCAGAATTTTGCATGCGCCCATAATTATTGCTACGGTAATTATTACCGCCACGGCTTGAGCCAGAACCTCGGGAACCATATCCACCACGTCCACCTCGCATTTTGAAATTActaaattcgaaaatttcaattatttgcaaatttcatgtatgtatacatattttctatCATGTATAGGTACAGTTTCATAGATAACGTGCACCCCTCTAGCTGCGAAATGAACCGGCttagcaaaatgaaaaaatcaatGGCACGAGGTACTAAAAAATACTTCCACTAGATCTTGCATAATGCGTACTTACATCTGTCTGTGATTTCTCAATTTAGTAgaacaaatttaatttgcttttttttaattttcagcacttatttttcattaacagctgcacaatttttattttattctcacTTCTTCACAGTTATAAACTTTTCACACAATGGCGTCAGAAAAATTTAGCGAAGTAGAAAGAACAGCGGTGTGCTGCCAACTTCGTGACTAAATTTATCGATAAGTAAATGCCCATAATAACAAACCCTAAAGTAGTGCCATTTTCTTGCGCCACCTATGTAATGAGTATGCAAGTACAgagatataattatttaaaaagaaaatgtcaATTAAATTATTAGTATCGTTACTGGAAGCATTGTTTATATTAAGTACGAATTAATGTTAAATAGAAAGGCAAAGAGAAGTTATTCTTCGactaattttgtaaataacataaataattggTGTAACGGATAATAAGAATAtacgaaaataaatttgttctcAACCGTTATATAGATGACTTATATGTTAATTGGCAACCATTGCGAACCTTCCCAGTTAGAGCCTGTTCTTAAGAGGAAACTTTTGTTGCGTCAATCGGTAGATTGTATGAAAGGGAGGGACGAGGCTGGTGTTGTAGTAGCGACAGAAAACATTTCTGAAGCAATTTCGAGAaatggtgccgagttgacagtccttggccggataaaaatccaggTCCGTTCCTattacttagacccgactgtcgcgGGAAACGGAACTAGGCTAGGGTAACACGCTTTGTATATAGGTTCGTAATAGTTCGATGCTACGTAATTCGGCATTTGGTGTACAAGTATGTGgtaaataataaacatattttagaaaatatcgaataagtataataattagctattgaaaaacatttttgtgtACGACGTAGTACATACCTCTTTGAAAGAAAAGTTTATGTGCAACCGAAATTTCTTGTTTGAGCCCGACTTATAGATAGACAgaaaatatgtaagtaatatGAAAACAGAAGTTAATATATTTCCTCTTATTATAAGCAATCTGTAATAATACTCATTGCTATTAAATAGTCAAACAAAAGAGGCTGTCTCTCCGGAAATGAAAAATGTGACAAATACATCACGGTAGGAGCCAAAATAAGGTTGACATCGCTTGGAAGTCGATGCGCTTTAAATCAGATGTAAGAACTGAAAAGAGAGGGCCTTTGGAACAGAAGGTGGCTCCAAGTTTTTAGTTGCTTGGTAACAGAGCCCTAAAATACACACATGCAGTAAAACCGTTAGGACATAAAAAAGGTATaacataacaataaaattatattactcgATGTTGTATTGTAATATTACACATTAAAGGTCACAAACGAAGCTTATATACTCGCAGAGCGCTCTTGCACATGGAGCTTCAGGAGGGCTGTCAACGCAGTATTACAATTACTGTGCAAAAGAAGAGGCTTATTCAACTATTAGACCTAATCACATATATCATACACATATTTTTCGTTCAACAATTATTCAACGTCAACGTATGTATTTGTTCAGGTGAAGCCCAGAACACACTTAACCCAAAGCTTTAAACAATTTAAGTCTTACAACTTTGCAGGTGAAAGTAGTAAAAGAGTTAAGTGCAGATATTACCCATTTAACATTTACGCATTTGCTAAAGTTACAGCACATACTTTTGTTCATACAGCAGCTAAGTAAAATAGCCAAAACAAACACATAATGAGAGATAGCAAACCTAGAATGGAGCAGAAACAGTGAAGAAACCTTACTAAGTGCTGGTgacttatgtaaatacatatgttctcGTCTTTATATGAACATGGTGATTTGCCACGTAAGTCATACTTGTACGGTATTTTTGTCAACGAATCGAACGGAAGGTAACGTTTGTTGGCGAACTACaaacacgtacatacatacataaattctaCACTGAGAAGTCCCTTAATCGGAGATCCGAATGATAAAAAATAAGAGAGAGTGGATGTATGAAGAAGTGGGACGCATGTCAGTTATGCAGGTTTAACACGAGATATTAGATTACCTTTAGTTGAAGTATTTGCTTGAAAGGCTTTGTTGGTGGAAAGGCCATATTTTCTCTATTCAAATGCATTTACGAACGATTGTGTAAGCAAGGACATCGAGTTTTTACTTAGCACAGTTAATGCATTTTATGTACTCATTTCGTTGTTGCAATTACGCCATAATACTGCTAATTCGTCGGCATTGCTTTTCAGAACTAATATTGACGACTGTGTGCGAACATAGAACTTAAATTTtggataacttaaaaaaatttgcccTTATTTCTATACCTAACAGGGCTGGTTTCTTGAGGCGAGCGACTGGATTTTTCACTTTGGCTTGTTTCTCCGTCTGTTCTCTTTCGATTTTTACACCTTTAGTCATACTTTTAGTTTATATTACTAGTTTGTTAGTCTTCgttaatttaaattacaaaaaaacagtTGTGAATGAAAATATGGTGGTTATGGGAGGGAGTGTTTTCACCTTTGTCTCTTACTTAGTCGATTGTGAATCTTCTAATGCTTTGATTGCACACACAGGTATATGcggtatatatatgtgtttgtgcagTTGACATGTCTAAGGTCATGACAGTTAACGGCTAGAAGTTTTGCTGTTAGCTCCGCTTGCTGCTTCTCTCCTCTGTAAGAATTTTTCtgcatttgctgttgtttttgtttgtttcgaaAATTAACTGAATTAACAGTTGCTCTGAGTCATCGTAAACACCAGCAAAACTACTACATCAGTATGGTAACGTCACCAGTAGTGCTAAAAAGTAAAGCAAAGCTAGCAAGAAGAGATTTCCTCTTTTGTACCTTTTTATAACTGTGTGTCGATTAATAACCAGactaatattttaacaaaatatttatttggccaTGTTTATCTTCGACGCCCCAATTTCTCTcacatgtacttgtatattggtAAGCCGATATTCCGCTCACTTGTGTTGGTTTATTCGCTCGATCATAATTGCTAACGCATACATCGTTGTTCGCAGGTCGGCGTTCGGTGGCTTGACATCTCAATTTGCTGCTGGTTGGTTCCAAGTGAGGTTATCACTACGAGTCTTAACGGAGAAAAAGTTAGTTCATTCAAAATTTACTACAATTAATatgcattttgttatttatttcattgGAATTACATTGTTGAATGCTGAATTGTTCTCCGCCAAATTGAGTCCAATACAGAGCGGCGCAAATCTGACCGAGTTTATGAACTTGCGTCGTCAAAAGCGCACCTTAATTTTCGAAGGAAGCGGGTTAGTCAAGGTACTgcaatgcaaatgtaaatcaaaATGTAGTTAACAACTCAACTTTACTTCACACAATTTACCGTAATCTATAACTGAGCCAGTACCTCAAGAATTGCGAAATTCAGTTAAATTGTTCCAAGTCCGCATCTTTACTTATGGATTCCGAGTCCAAAAAGCATACTACGATTTAGATTTCgacaattatttgaaaatttcggaTCTCTGATGAGAAAATACCATTGGTGAAATAACTGCGAGTGAAATGGTTTCTCTTTTAACCTAATAGGAATTCATGAGAGCTCAACTAAATTCAAATAAactaaaacacatttttaactCACAACTCATTTCAGATAGACGCTGGGGCAATAGCTTCTATAAACTTGGATGACCCTATCGATTGGCGTTCGATAGTctctataaataatattcaagGAGGCCACTATCCTTTACCAACGGCGCCCACCTATCCATGGGATAAGTGGGAGGAAACTTTTGCACGTTCCATGAAACTCTTACAAGAACAGATTGAGTTAGAGCCAGATGATTCTCGATTATTTATCTACACTTTATTGGAAGTCTTGATGGAGCGACAGCATGGTAATGGACATCGATGCTTGCTGCGTTCCATTTGCCAAAATGCACAAGTAGACGAACATGTTGGAATGTTTTCGGAGATAATGGATGTGGTTTTAAggtaagattttttaaaataagagCTCCCATTtcacatttcacatttttaatatttgaatattgaaGCCCTGGAAAGGAAAGCATCGCTGTTGCTTATACGGATGCCTTTGTGGCTGGGAAAGCGGACGCCGACTGCATGCGTTTATACTCCGAATGCCGAGTGCCCTCGAATTTTTTGGATCAGTACTTGGACTACGTTTAAAATAGATCGCATGCAATACAgattaatttcattgaaatttttgtaattgtcttaaataaaaatatttaataaatgagACAGAAATAGATTTATAAGAAATTTCTCATTAccattgtaatataatatttctttagttCATTTTCGTCTACGATATCTTATCTGCGTATGAGTTTGGGGGTCGAGAACGACTGTACCGACATTTTCGTAACTTTGTGATGAGATTCTAGTTCGCAGGGCCTTTAGGACCAGAACTCTTTTTCGCAATGAAACTTCATACCATAAAGAAGGAGTTATGTACAATGGTTTGAGACTATGGTCAGGGTATTTTCATATAGCTTTTACTCCCTGGTCCAAGATCAATCTTTGAATTAAATACACTGCTGGATTGACCCTTTACATTGCATCATACTTACAGTGGCACGAATTTGAAATACAACTATTCAATATACATGAATATACAAAAATCTATGTTGGACTTGCATTTCTTTATAAGTTTAGTTatagtttataatttttctatgttaaaaaaaatgcaagaGTCCAAAGTGAAACATTCTAAAACAAGGAAGACCAAATAACATTTAGTTTAGTTTAGTCAAATACGCAACTGAAATGGTTACGAGAGCTATtacgaataattttttattcatattaataaaaaaaaaataataataaactcaaAACTTCTCATAACATTAATAAGTTTATAGCTTTATgtgattaatattttaagctgtTTCAACCAACCACTCTGAACCAACTTCGTCATCAAGCGTACGATTTCAAAGTTGTCGTAAATGTAATCAACTCACTTTTACTCAATTTTCCAGCAGGCCTTATTTTTCACGCTAGCGTCGGAGTCCTTTGTAACGTATAATATTTGATGGTTTGAAAGAACTATAAAAATAACCATTTTGGTGAGAAAGTTGTTATTtcgtattatttaattttttaacttagacAGATTCAAAGAGGGCTTCGTGCGAACTGAGCGTCTCCTTACTTGCGCGCTCTACTTTTGAACTTTTAATAAAGGGTACATTCTCCGATTATTTGTTCAAGATccagcacatatatatataagcatacaaacatactatgTCTGATCTGATAATGTGCTAATTCAATATTTGCTCTCTTGGGCTTATTTGGCAGCTATAatttgtgatggtatatttATAACATGCCGTTATGCCGATTGTCGATCCAGTGGATGTTGAAATTTTGGTCCGTGCGTCCTCCTTTTTCGCGGCTATAAGTACTTCCTCTTTGGGTCAATTGGCCAAGTGATGGGGAATATTGTTATGGTTGTGTGTAGTATGTGTATAAAAGTTAGTGTTGTTGCTCCTAATTTTGGCTATATTTATTGGCAAGACGAAACAGCCAGCCTTAGTAAGAATCCCTGATTTACCAGATTTCAATTGCAAGCTTAGGTCGGCAGCAGGGTTCGCGTTGCCAAAAAAGATTGTCTAGTAAAACAGAGAGCTTAacactttcaaatttttatttttaccttcATTTCaagatatttcaaataaattactcATACTACTTACACTTCTTATTACGTTTATAAGTTAGGCATCAGCTTACCCGAAATTCACTTATTTTAGCAAGTTATTGTAATGAAACCACGATATTTATATATTGGAGAGATACATACTGGCGCTATTCAAATGAGATTGATCAAAGACAATGTTATTTGCATAGAACTGTGGgtgtaaattaataatataattacataatatTCTAATGGCTACGTGTTTGCAAGTTAGGTTAGATCTTTGCATTGCTGCGAGCGGCGTGGCAAAGCTGCGCGCTGTGTCCGGCGGGTGTCATTTTGTTGGATGGCTATTTAGATTACAATCCACACGAAAATATGCCGAAGGTGTGAGGATTGTGGACATGAGTAAGCGCGACATCGAAGCGTAAAATATGTTGTCAATCAGCTAATCAGGCGGAAGTGTTCGTGCGTTTATTCAAAACATCTTCCTTTCCTCAGAATGCTTACTTCTCTTCCTATTTCAGTCCGATCTGTGCACA encodes:
- the LOC106625628 gene encoding uncharacterized protein isoform X2; this encodes MFIFDAPISLTCTCILVGVRWLDISICCWLVPSEVITTSLNGEKIDAGAIASINLDDPIDWRSIVSINNIQGGHYPLPTAPTYPWDKWEETFARSMKLLQEQIELEPDDSRLFIYTLLEVLMERQHGNGHRCLLRSICQNAQVDEHVGMFSEIMDVVLSPGKESIAVAYTDAFVAGKADADCMRLYSECRVPSNFLDQYLDYV
- the LOC106625628 gene encoding uncharacterized protein isoform X1 — its product is MHFVIYFIGITLLNAELFSAKLSPIQSGANLTEFMNLRRQKRTLIFEGSGLVKIDAGAIASINLDDPIDWRSIVSINNIQGGHYPLPTAPTYPWDKWEETFARSMKLLQEQIELEPDDSRLFIYTLLEVLMERQHGNGHRCLLRSICQNAQVDEHVGMFSEIMDVVLSPGKESIAVAYTDAFVAGKADADCMRLYSECRVPSNFLDQYLDYV
- the Ciz1 gene encoding glutamic acid-rich protein; protein product: MRGGRGGYGSRGSGSSRGGNNYRSNNYGRMQNSGGRSGGRDGYNHNYNSSGNSRYNNYNSGASGSAGHYDRSRDRFNNSSVGGSRHESAHKRNYRDTSRDRTDDRKRSRQDDYRRTSSTGRGNRTPPPPPPPMVSTASTSNYRNTGGANTTSNSYRGTNSRNDRDDSTANTSRHRSPMGIQKRPIRTGYVSRARGNMSSYHRGGMRTTLLRGGVRIIRNNRNDSNDLRIMRRKLLYAQQKDRARVLKIQRLTSSLRRRRIVRRSKSPHRSKKGDSSDDEEDNDKDIDSDKDDSKSDTETKKKTSKRSSSKRGKSSEKGDDTEKAADDDADEDDDDIEGDDVVKEGSKSAKKSKKGEDSSAETDDHKDDEDDDEEEGGDEEVEGATGDATTDPDKNSGEKEVKKEGKKKEKEKEDDDHKNDKTKKSSSSKKDKEKSKESKEKRKKKEDNSDDESEKKDKKSHTSRRDDYNKSRNTGSRVNLTCIHCHTGCFTYPDYQQHLYSRVHKNAIRQISLRQKAHLLRLRARQRAAQREIEENSKEEYESKFCHLCRLHYRQPKAKHQLSEHHKTMKKFLMPYCSTCHLAFKSPMLYETHRCSLEHLKRKARKRDSDSDNSDEDTREIDLNKFLTVDSVGEIDEIDDMDVDALLNEGEAGTDGEENSKERQPVGASFIKKVDAYFCELCNHYSVASDSVESYAKKHCLLRSHLKAFLRNKEEEEKAAKKAKAKEEKEESENDKKDSVKKEKDAEEGADKDVAEGNGHGSGGEEGEEVAEDKLWEDVDKDLGDLLREVGPEDRDDEEEDESVLNIDIESEKPKAKELNGKKEEPAAAPQSVKPVPPEVKEVKDVKADTKLQTTPSKPKPQRKVSSTKATASSEAKEKSATAK